The following is a genomic window from Spirosoma agri.
CCGGCTGGTGCACCCATGGCGACGCTCGAAGAAGTACTCGTACCGATGTATATGTTCCACCGGTATCAGGTCGAATCGGCGGCTAAAGTAGTGGGCGGACAAACCTACACAAATGCCTTGCGGGGCGACGGACAGGCTGTGATGTCGACCGTTCCGGCGCAGGAGCAGAAGCGGGCTTTGGATGCGCTGCTGACAACCATCGATCCGGCTTTTCTGGCACTGCCTAAATCAATTATAGCCTTAATTCCACCGCGTCCGTTCCGGTATGATCCTAACCCGCGTGAGGTGTTCAAACGACGTACGGGTATTACGTTCGATCCAATGGCGGCCCCTGAAGCTGCAGCTGGCATGACGTTACAAATGTTGTTCAATCCCGAACGGGTAAGTCGTCTGGTCGATCAGTCCGCGATGGACCCGACGCAGGTTAGCCTCGAATCGATGCTCGATCAATTGCTGGCGGCCACGTGGTACAAAGCTGATCCCGCCGATGGGTATCAGGCGGAAGTGAAACGGTTGACGGATAAATTACTGCTGCAACGGATGATTGATTTGGCGGGCAATCAGGAGGTTGCGTCACAGGTTCGGGCCATTGCCTTGCTCAAGCTGAGTGAGATGAAGAGTAAATTGAAGGTTCCGTACGAAACGCCCAAGTTGGCCGCTCACCATCTGTTTGCGCTCGATCAAATTCGCCGGACGGAAGGGAATATTGCCGATGTACGACCAACCAGCGCACAGGCTCCCCCCGATGGCGCGCCGATCGATCCGGGTCAGGAGTGGCTGTCGCCGGATTGTGACTGGAAACCATAAGCTTCCACTAAAAGAAAAAACGGTATCGAGAGGCTCGATACCGTTTTTGCATTCGGTCCGTTCTATTTACTAAAATTTATAGGCGACACTGCCCACAAAACTTCGCAGTTTCTGTGCGTTCATCGTCGTATACCCAATCCAGTAATGCTGGTTCGTGAGGTTGTCCACCTTCGCCGAGATGCGAAACTTCCGCTGATCGTAGAAGGCCGACGCGTTCAGGACGGTGTAGGCGGGTAAAATAAATTCGCCTTGGCTAATGCTGTTCTGAATTTTGTTGTCACTGGCGTAGTTACCACCGAAACCGAAACCAAGCCCTTTAACCAGGTAATCGGGTAACCGGTAGCTCATCCACAAGTTTGCGATTACGGGAGAAGAGGCTGTAGTAGGTCGGCGTCCGTTCACATCGGCGTCTGCTTTTTCGAGCTTCGAATCGTTGTAGCTAAACCCGCCCACAATATTGAATCCACTGAACGGATTGGCGATGATGTCCACTTCAATGCCTTTGCTTGCCTGCTGACCATCCTGCGTCTGCGCAAATTTAGCCGCGGCTAATGGGTTCGGGTCTGTGCGAAGCAAGTTGCTGACCCGGATGTTGTAATAGCTTACCGTTGCACTTAGTTTTCCGGAAAAAGCATCGAGTTTGACACCCGCTTCGAACTGGTTGGCTCGTTCGAGTTTAGCGAATCGCTGCGTGATGCTATCCGATGCCGTTACGTCATACGCATTGTACAGGCCCCGGTTGTTGAAGCTGTTCTGGTAATTGGCAAACAACGAGACGCGATCCTTTATTGGTTGAAATACCAGACCGAACTTCGGCGACAAGGCCGTTTGATCATAGCCTGCTACGGCGCTGCCTTCTGTACCCCCTTTATTATTGAAGTGATCGACCCGCAATGCAGCCAGCACACTCAGGCGGTCCGTCAGACTCAGCACATCAGAAACAAACGCGCTGGATGTGTTGCGGATACCGGTGATCGGATAGGTGAAATCAGGCGTTTTGTTGGCGTAAAGAGTCGTCAGGGCCGCTCCGCTGAATTTACTGTAATCGTAGTTTTCGGTAATGGGTACGGTATCGTATGTGCTGCCAAAAAATAGCTGATTGGCGTTTACGCGCAGGTAATCCAGACCAACAACAATACGGTTCCGCAAACTGCCAAGCCGGAAATCGCCGTTGAACAGTTGCTGAACCTCAACAACGTTGTTGGTACTGTTGCGGGTTGACTGGTCGGCCCGCACGAGGTTGTTTACACCCAGCGTTGTGCCACCAGGAATAATATAAAAGTATGGCCCGAAACCGTTCGAAAAACTATGGCTTGAGCTAAAGTTAGTCGATGATGTGAACGCCGACGAAATTCGGTAGTTCACCTGCCCGAACAGGTTGGTACTGCGTGACTGCTGCGTGAGTCCCCCGCCCATGTAGGAGTTGCGATAATCGACGTTCAACTGATCGGCACGGGTTGCCCCGAGGGTGGAACCCGGAACGTAAAAGAAGAAAATCTGTTTGCCCACATTCTCGGACCGGAAAATCTCCGCATCGAGCTGGATCGATAGTCGATCGGTGGGCTTGAACAACAGGCTAGGGGCCAGGGCAAAATTCCGGTTGAAACCTACCGTCTGGAAGGTACCCTGATGACTGAATGCCGTATTCACGCGCAGCAACAGATTACGGCTGCTGGTCAGGGGCGTATTCACGTCGACGCTAACCCGCTGAAAGTCATAGCTTCCCGCCGATACGGCTACTTCGCCACCGAACGTTTCGTACGGTTTTTTAGTCACCCGGTTAATCAGGCCGCCGTAGGACGTGAGGGCACTGCCGAACAGGGTAGCGGATGGCCCTTTGATCGTTTCCAGTTTTTCCAGATTGACGGCGTCAATGTCGCTGGTTACGTTACCCGCCAAACCATTCCGAAGCTGGCTCTGCACAATGAATCCACGCGTGCTGTAATAACTGCCGCCGTCTCCCGCCCGTCCTGTTGCTTCCCACATTTTCTGCACACCAGGTGCATTGCGCATGGCATCATCAACCGAGAAGACGAGCTGTTCCGCCAGAATCTCTTTACCGATCGTATTGTAAACCTGCGGGTTTTCCAGATTTTTGAGCGGCATTTTAGATACGTAATCGCTGTTGGTGCGGGCAAACTTGTTGATCCGTCCCGTGCTGACAATGACCTCCTGAAGCTGAGCGGTGCTTTCGGTCAGCGCAAAATTCAGCGTTGCCGGTTCTGTGCCGTTGAGCGTAACTTCTTTTTCGCTGGTTTTAAGGCCGATGGCCGATGCGAGAACCGTGTAGGTGCCCGCCTTCACGCGGCTGATCACGTATTCACCCTTGCCGTTTGTGACACTTCCCTGTCCTTTCCCTTTCAAACTGACCGTTACATATTCGGCTGGATCGCCGTCCGCTGTCGTAACTCTACCTCGTATCGTTCCTGCCTGCTGAGCCAGTGATAAGAGAGGTAAACATAAGATTATAAGAACGTTAACAAGTTGTAGATGCTTCATTATATAGGCTGCAATTATTTCGGACAGCAAAACAACGGCAAAAAGCGCACTAATAAAAATTATCTTTAATTATTCTAAATAATAATTCCTTGGGTAGTCCGCATCCGGATACTCCACTATCGGTGTGGCTGGTAAGAGCATTGGTGCTGGTTTATGAAAAGCCTGTATTTAGAAATTAAGAAATATAATTTAAGTAAGAAGTCGGACGATGACAACTTGCGAACAGTTGCCACTTACCACGTAAAAATGACCGATTATCAACTTTTTAGAAAAAAGACAATTTGACGAAACAAATAAAATCTATCTTTGTTAGATAATTTATAAGACGTTAGATGATGAGTGTGACAGATCGCAGAACGCGGCAAAAAGCGGAAATTCGACAGCGAATTCTGGATGCGGCCCGGCAGATCGCCCGCGAAAAAGACTGGAATGCCGTTACCATCCGGAACATTGCCGAGGCTATCGATTATACCCCGCCTATTGTTTACGAGCATTTTGAAAACAAGGAAGATGTCCTGCTCAATATTGTCAAAGAAGGGCATCTCGAGAATCGGCGCGCCTTTGACGAAACGCTGGCTATGGAACTGAGCGCAGAAGAAAAAATCGTTCGGTTATCGATGCTTCAATGGACGTTTGCCCACGAACGGCCCGAGGTGTTTCGGCTGATGCACAACCCGGAGCGGATGGAACAGCAACGGGAAATGGTTCGGGAAGGTATGCAGGATGCTAAACAGAAAATTGAAAGCCTGTTTCTGGAAGTTACGACCGATTCGGAAAACATAGGCGAAGTAATTTTTAACTGGTTCTGCCTGATGCACGGCTACATTAACCTGATTACCAGCATTCAGCCACAACAGGGAGCCAAGCTGCTGGAGAAAGTGGAAGACCCTAAAATGGTGGCGCTTCTTCAACAACCGGCACTCCTTTTTGAGCGGGCTATCCGTCGATTCATAAAAAGTGTATAACTCCATTCCTACTTCACTAGCATTAGATTTTTAAAACCAATGAGAGGCATAACGCGAACTACGCTGATGATGCTGACCCTGAGCCTGTTGGCTAGTTGGGTCCGTGCGCAGACTGCGCCATCGGGTGGTTATACACTCGCCCAATGCGTCGAATACGCGCGGGTGAACAATGTCAATATCAAGATAGCCCGGATTAATGAACAGATATCGGGGGTGCAGGTGCAACAGATCATTAGTCAAAACCTACCGCAGGTGGCTGTTTCGGGCTCCGTGGTCGATAACTACAAAATACCCGTAACGTTACTTCCCGGCAGTTTAGCATCGGCGGCTCCCGGCTCAACGACCAGCACAACTGGGGGCGTGGGGAGTTCGACGGCGGTTGGCGGTACGGGTAGTGACCAGTTTATACCCGTCAAGTTCGGAACCCAGTATACCGCTACACTGACGGGTCGCGTTGATCAGAAACTATTCGATCCGTCGTTGGGTCTGGCACTCAAAGCAGCCAAATTAAGTACGAAGTTGCAGGCACAGGTAACGGCGCAGGCTGAACAAACGCAGGCCTACAACATTGCCCAGGCCTATTACCAAACGTTGGTGATTGACCTACAGCGTCGGCTAACACTGCGCGATATGGCTTCGTCGGATACGCTGTTGCAGCAGGAACAGGTGCGGTTAAAAAATGGGACTACCCGCGAAATTGACTTTGGCCGTATCCAGCTCAACCGCAACAACCTGCAATCGCAACTTGAACAGCAGACCCGTAACTACGAACAGGCGTTGAACCAGTTGAAATTTCAGATGGGAATGCCCATGCAGGAGTCGATTGCGTTACAGGCGCTGGAAATTGAAAACCAATTGGTTGTAACAGACCTGGCGACACCAGACCAACGCTTTTTCGAGAATCGTCCGGATTTCAAGCAACTCCTGATCAACACGCAGTTGCAGGATCTGAACCGACAGTCGAACAATCGAGGGTACTTGCCTTCGTTCGGCATCTATGGTACGTATGGTACGAACGCGCAACGGCAGGAGTTCAATTTCTTTAAAAGCGGATTTCCCTGGTTCCAGAGTGGTGCGATTGGCCTCACGTTGAACTGGACCATTTTCGATGGCAACCAGCGCCACCAGCGTGATCGCGAAAATCGCCTGAACCTGGAAACGCTCCGGCTTCAGCAGATTCTGGCCCGTGAGTCGGCGCAGTTGAATCTGAGTAACGCGCAGGTGAGCTACCAAAACCTGGTGACCGACATTCAGCGGGAGCGCGACAACATTGAGCTGGCCCGTAAGATTCTGAGCGTTACGGAGCTTGAATATAGAGAAGGTATCGCTACTTCGGTGACGCTGATCGACGCCAAAGACGCGCTGACCACGGCTCAAAACAACTTGGCCAACAAACTAATTAGTCTGTATCAATCCCGGCTGGATTACGAAAACTCGCAGGGTACTATTCTCGATTACGTCACTCAAAAATAAACCAGTTACCATGAAACGAATTCTCATTATTGGAGCGGTAGCTGCCCTGATCGCGCTGATCGCCTTCCGGTTAATAAACAGCAAAAAAGAAATCGATGCTGCCAAAACGTCGTCGGTGCAGTTCCAGACAACGCCCGTTGTCGATGTGCAGCCCGTTACGTATGCGCAGCTCGACCAGAATCTGTCGCTACTCGGCACGGTGGCCGCGCAGAACGAAGGCAACATCATTGCCGAAACACGCGGTAAGCTTCAGAACTTCCGGTTAGTATTGGGTACGTTCGTCAAAAAAGGCCAGCAGGTCGGTTATATCCAGGATGATGTGCAGGGCATTGTTGTCGAGAACAACCAGACTGCCGTCGAAAACGCCAAACGCGAAATGGAACGGTACGAACGACTGCTGAAAGGTGGTGCCGTGACCCAGGAAACGTACCAGAAATATAAAGACCAGTATGCAACCGCCCTTCTAAATACCAAGCAGCAACAGCGTGTGCTCGGTAATGGGGCCGTTGTGGCGCCGATCAGTGGTTATGTATATGACAAAAAAGTTGAAAACGGCGAATACGTGGCCGTAGGTGCCGTGCTGGCATCGGTTATCAATTTGCAGGAGTTGAAACTGGTGGTCAATGTGCCGGAGCAGGCGGTTTATCAACTTAAGCAGGGCGATAAAGCGACCATTACGGCGCAGGCATTTCCGGGCGTAACCTTTTCGGGAAGCGTTCACTATATCAGCCCGAAAGGGGACGATCTGCATAATTATCCTGTTGAGATCTACCTGACTAACAACAGCAAGAATCAGCTGAAAGCGGGAACGCTGGCAAACGCGAAGTTTACCTTTGCGAAAGGTATCGCCGGGCTATTCATCCCCCGCCGGGCGCTGGTGGGTGGTGCCGACAGCGCGAGCGTCTACGTTGTACAGAACAATACGGCCCGGCTGCGTAAAATCCGGCTTGGCTCTGACAATGGCGATCTGTATCAGGTACTCGATGGGCTGAAACAGGGTGAGCCAGTGGTTGTCAACGGTCAGTTGAATCTGACGAACGGGGCCAAAGTGACCGTCAATCAAAACGGCGCGATGCAGGAAAAAACGGACACGTCAGTAGCGGTCAATCCATAAACGCGTTCATGGGTGACGTCGATGCGGGCGCGGTTCGTGTACTAATCGGGGATAAGCCATAAATAACAAACTCTATACAGTCTAATGTCAGTAACCGAAATAGCCATTAAACGCCCAACGCTGGTTGTCGTGGCGTTTACTGTCCTGAGTATTCTGGGTTTTATTTCGTATAAAAGCCTCAACTATACTCTGTTGCCGAAGTTCGATGCGGCCGTTGTAACGGTCATTACGACCTATCCGGGAGCGGCTGCCGGGGAGGTTGAAAACTCGGTAACGCGCAAGCTCGAAGATGCGGTATCATCGCTGGAAAATCTGAAAAACATTAGTTCAACCAGTCAGGAAGGACTTTCTGTAATTCAGCTCGAATTAAATGCCAGTGCCGACCCGAACCTGGCCTTGCAGGATGCGCAGCGAAAAGTGAACGCTGTTCTCTCGCAGTTGCCGGATGAAGTGGAATCGCCGACGCTCCAAAAATTCTCGACTGACGATGTGCCGGTTATCCGGATGGGCGTACGGGCCAATCTGGAATCGACCAAACTCTACGATCTGGTCGATGATCAGATTCGGACGCAGCTTACGAAAGTTGATGGGGTAGGGCAGGTTACCCTGACCGGTGGCCGCGAGCGTGAAATTCGAATTGCGGTCGATCCCGACAAAATTAAGCTTTATAATCTCTCGCTGGCGCAGGTAACGCAGGCGGTCAACTCGGCCAACCTCGATTATCCAACCGGGCGTATCGAAACGGATCAGGCGCAGTACGCTATCCGGCTGGCGGGTAAATTCACCGATATCAACCAGATCCGGAATGCAACCTTGCTAACAGCAGCAAACGGAACGAGCGTTAAATTGAGCGATGTCGCATCGGTAACCGATGGCGTTTCGGATGCGACGACCATCAACCGGATCAATGGACGCGAATCGATCGGTATTGCGATTCAAAAACAGACCGATGCCAACGCCGTCGCCATTAGTCAGCAGGTACGGGCCATTCTGGGGGGTATTGAAAAACAATACGCCAACATCGGCCTGAAATTCGAAGTGACCAGCGATTCATCGACGTACACATTAGCTTCGGCGGAAGGGGTAATTTTTGACCTTGAGTTTGCCGTTGTACTGGTGGCGCTGGTGATGCTGCTGTTTTTACACAGCATCCGGAATGCCTTCATCGTCATGGTATCCGTACCCGCTTCGATCGTTGCCGTTTTCGTGCCGATGTATCTGCTGGGGTTCACGCTTAACCTGATGACCCTGATGGCGTTATCGCTGGTCGTTGGTATTCTGGTCGATGACTCGATTGTGGTCCTGGAGAATATTTACCGCCACCTCGAAATGGGCAAAGACCGCCGAACGGCTTCGCTCGATGGTCGGAATGAGATCGGATTTACTGCGCTGGCCATTACTATGGTCGACGTGGTGGTTTTCCTGCCGCTTGTCTTCGTGCAGGGGCTGATTGCTAATATCATTCGGGAATTCGCTCTCGTTGTCGTGTTCTCGACGCTGATGTCGCTGATCGTGTCGTTCACCATAACACCTTTATTGGCGTCGCGTTTCGCCAAAGAAACTGACCTAAGCGGACGGAGTCCTGGCAAGCGGTTCCTGGCCTGGTTCGAGCGTCAGTTCGATTCGCTCAAACACGGCTACGCCAACCTGTTAGGCTGGAGTCTGCGACACAAACGCTGGGTATATATCACCGCGATTGGTTTATTGGTGGGGTCAATTGGTCTGGTAACGGGCGGCTTTATCGGAACGACCTTCTTCCCGCAGAGTGACCAGGGCGAATTTGTCATCCAGATCGAAGGTGAACCCTACAATAGTCTGGCCGAGACGAACCGCGTTTGTCAGATCATTGAGAAGCAGTTGATGCAGAACAAGCTGGTAACGAAAGTGAACAGCAACGTTGGCTATTCATCGTCAGCCTCCGGTGGTGGACTGGGCTCAACGCCGTACCACAAAGCTGAGATTACGGTAACGATCCTGCCGAAACAGGAGCGGACCATTTCGGTTGAAAAGTTTGCGGCACAGACGAAAGCCCAGATCTCGAAAATAGCGGGTCTGAACGTTAAATCGGCACCGATCGCCATTACGGGGGGAGCCAATGCGGCACCGATTCAGATTCTGTTGCAGGGTAACTCGCAGCAGGATTTGCAGCAGTCTGCCGCCATTGTGAAACAGGTGATCAAATCGGTGAGCGGAACGACCGACGTTGAACTAGCCGTTGATGATCCGAAGCCAGAGCTTAAAGTCAACCTCGATCGTCGGAAAATGGCGCAGTACGGGGTTTCTGTGGCTAACGTAGGGGCGACGCTGCAAACGGCTTTTTCGGGAAATACGGATAGCAAATACCGGGTTGGCAGCCGCGACTACGACATTCGGGTCGAATTGAACAAGTTTAATCGTCAGAGCAAAGACGATGTCGGTAAGTTGACCGTACCCGATGGTCAGGGCAAGTTGATTGAAATTCAGCAGATTGCCGATCTCGATCTGGGTACGGGGGCCACTCAGTTGACTCGTTACAACCGGGTTGCGTCCCTGTTCGTCAACGCCAACGTCGTGGGTCGCCCAACGGGTACGGTCGGTACGGAGATCGATAATATTCTGAAAACGAAAGAACTACCGGGTGGTGTGACGTACCGGCTTAAGGGCGATCTGGAACGCCAGTCCGATGCATTCGGCAGTCTTGGAATCGCGCTTGGCATGGCGGTAACGTTCGTTTATCTGCTCATGGTCGCGTTGTATAACTCGTACTTTCGCCCATTCGTCGTTCTTTTCTCGATCCCGATGGCCGTTATTGGGGCCTTTCTGGCGCTGGCGCTGGCTGAACAAGCGATCTCGTTCTTTGTTATGTTGGGAATGATCATGCTGATCGGTCTGGTAGCTAAAAACGCAATTCTGCTGGTCGACTTTGCCAATGCTCAGAAAGAGGAGGGCAAAAGTACCGTCGATGCGCTTGTTGAAGCCGGTCGCGAACGGATTCGTCCTATTCTGATGACAACCATTGCGATGGCGATCGGGCTGCTGCCAATGGCGCTGGCAACGGGCGATGGCTCGGAATCGAAGAATGGGTTGGCATGGGTAATCATCGGTGGTCTGATCAGCTCGCTTTTGCTGACGCTGGTATTGGTGCCAACGGTTTACTTAACCTTTGAAAATGGGTTCAATGCGGCTCGTCGTCTGATGGGGCGGGTGTCGGGTAAGAAGGACGAACCAGTACCCGCCAAACCCGCTAAGGTATAAAGACAACGTTCGTTAAGCGGACCTGACCCTTTCGTCAATACAGTGCCGGACTCGTTTAGGGTGTCGTTGGGAAACATGGCGCTGTGTTGGCGAAAGGATTATACGGATAGAAGCCGTCTGTTGGACAAACAGACGGCTTTTTTTGTCTTGCTCAACGGTATAACTACTGGTATTGCTGACCTTTGCTCTTCGTTCACCGGTAACTCGACCCGTTTCGACGCGCGTACCACTCAATGCCGTTTTGGGTTTGCGTCGGAATAAAAAACGCAGTATTATGACTACATTTCTGAAAATGGTCTGGGTAGGTGCCCTGCTGGCTGCCAGTCAGTTTGCCTTCGCTCAACAAGTTTTTACTTCTGATACAACCAAACCAGCAGTCTCTACGAATAAGCCGTTGGTAGAAAAAAATGAGCTGAAATATAACCTCAACGAATCGGGTTCGCACTTTGTCAAGGTTACTTTTCTGAACCAGGCGTGGCTTCAAGTCAATCAGAGCAACCCCGGATCAACTGTTGTCGGTGTGCCAAAGGATAATACGTTCTCGATTGGTCTGCGCCGGACGCGGATGCAGCTCTTCGGTCAGCTTAGCGACCACGTGTTTCTGTATCTCCAGTTTGGGATGAACAACTTCAATTACCTGAACGGCGGATTCAACCAGAACGCATCATCGCAGCGGAAAGTACAGGCCTTTTTTCACGATGCAGTTGGTGAATACTTGGTCTTCAAGAACAAAAATTACCTCAACATTGGTGGTGGTCTGACGATCGTCAACGGTTTATCGCGATTCAGTGCGCCCAGCGTGGCTACGATCATGACAATGGACGTACCCGTATTTGCGCAGGCTACCGTTGACCAGACGGACCAATTCTCCCGTAAGTTGAGCGTGTATGCACGTGGTCAGGTTGGTCACCTCGATTACCGGGTAGCCATCAGTGATCCGTTCCCGATTCAAACCAACGGTTCAGCACTGCCATCGTACGGTCCAAATTCTATTTTTGCGCTGAAAGGTCACGAGAAGCAGCTTCAGGGCCTATTTATGTGGCAGTTCTTCGACAAAGAAGCGCACAAGACGCCCGGGTATAACACGGGTACTTACCTTGGTGCAAAGAAAGTGTTCAACCTAGAAGCCGGGTTTATTACGCAGGAAAATGCAATGGTACGGGTTGCTGCACCCGGCGATACGACCTATCAGAACATGAACCTGTGGTCGGTTGCGTCGTTTCTGGATATGCCTTTGAATCGCTCAACAGGCACGGCGGTCAATGCCTACCTGGGTTATTTCCATACCGACTACGGGACCAACTACCTGCGCTACAATGGAGCGATGAATCCCGCCAGTGATATTGCCGCTGCGCAACGCCCCGGCGGATTGGGCGGCACTCAGGGCAATGCCTTTCCCATGTTTGGTACGGGCAATGTTGTGTACGGACAGTTTGGTTACCTGATGAAACGTGACCTGTTTGGTGCGGGCAACGGTACGCTCATGCCCTACGTGCAGGTTCAGCTTGCCAGCTATCAGCGCGTATCGAACACGCTCGGCGTCTATAACGTTGGGATCAACTACCTGATCAACGGCCACAATGGAAAGGTGACCATCGATTACCAGAACCGGCCCTATTACGAACCCTCATCCGGTACGTCCCCGCTTTCGGCGGGTGGTCGACGTGGACAATTAACACTTCAATATCAGGTATTTATTTGAAGCTGAACAGCAAACCGAGCGTTCCGGGTAGGTGGTTGCTAGTCAGCCATCAACTCGGCCAGAATTTTCTGAGCTGCGATCGAGATGATAGTTCCCGGCCCGAAAATGCCTTTCACCCCCGCATCGTACAGGTACTGGTAGTCGCCTGCCGGAATAACGCCCCCGGCAATGACAATAATATCGTCCCGGCCCAGCTTCTTCAACTCGTCGATGAGTTGCGGTACCAATGTTTTGTGACCCGCTGCCAGACTCGATACCCCGACAATATGAACATCATTCTCGGCTGCCTGCCGGGCCACTTCGGCGGGTGTCTGGAACAGCGGTCCCATGTCGACATCGAAACCCAGATCGGCAAAGCTGGTGGCAATGATTTTAGCGCCCCGGTCGTGACCATCCTGTCCCATTTTGGCTACCAGAATCCTTGGACGGCGTCCATCGAGATCGGCAAATCGATTGCTCATCTCCCGCGCGA
Proteins encoded in this region:
- a CDS encoding TonB-dependent receptor gives rise to the protein MKHLQLVNVLIILCLPLLSLAQQAGTIRGRVTTADGDPAEYVTVSLKGKGQGSVTNGKGEYVISRVKAGTYTVLASAIGLKTSEKEVTLNGTEPATLNFALTESTAQLQEVIVSTGRINKFARTNSDYVSKMPLKNLENPQVYNTIGKEILAEQLVFSVDDAMRNAPGVQKMWEATGRAGDGGSYYSTRGFIVQSQLRNGLAGNVTSDIDAVNLEKLETIKGPSATLFGSALTSYGGLINRVTKKPYETFGGEVAVSAGSYDFQRVSVDVNTPLTSSRNLLLRVNTAFSHQGTFQTVGFNRNFALAPSLLFKPTDRLSIQLDAEIFRSENVGKQIFFFYVPGSTLGATRADQLNVDYRNSYMGGGLTQQSRSTNLFGQVNYRISSAFTSSTNFSSSHSFSNGFGPYFYIIPGGTTLGVNNLVRADQSTRNSTNNVVEVQQLFNGDFRLGSLRNRIVVGLDYLRVNANQLFFGSTYDTVPITENYDYSKFSGAALTTLYANKTPDFTYPITGIRNTSSAFVSDVLSLTDRLSVLAALRVDHFNNKGGTEGSAVAGYDQTALSPKFGLVFQPIKDRVSLFANYQNSFNNRGLYNAYDVTASDSITQRFAKLERANQFEAGVKLDAFSGKLSATVSYYNIRVSNLLRTDPNPLAAAKFAQTQDGQQASKGIEVDIIANPFSGFNIVGGFSYNDSKLEKADADVNGRRPTTASSPVIANLWMSYRLPDYLVKGLGFGFGGNYASDNKIQNSISQGEFILPAYTVLNASAFYDQRKFRISAKVDNLTNQHYWIGYTTMNAQKLRSFVGSVAYKF
- a CDS encoding TetR/AcrR family transcriptional regulator, yielding MTDRRTRQKAEIRQRILDAARQIAREKDWNAVTIRNIAEAIDYTPPIVYEHFENKEDVLLNIVKEGHLENRRAFDETLAMELSAEEKIVRLSMLQWTFAHERPEVFRLMHNPERMEQQREMVREGMQDAKQKIESLFLEVTTDSENIGEVIFNWFCLMHGYINLITSIQPQQGAKLLEKVEDPKMVALLQQPALLFERAIRRFIKSV
- a CDS encoding TolC family protein, producing the protein MRGITRTTLMMLTLSLLASWVRAQTAPSGGYTLAQCVEYARVNNVNIKIARINEQISGVQVQQIISQNLPQVAVSGSVVDNYKIPVTLLPGSLASAAPGSTTSTTGGVGSSTAVGGTGSDQFIPVKFGTQYTATLTGRVDQKLFDPSLGLALKAAKLSTKLQAQVTAQAEQTQAYNIAQAYYQTLVIDLQRRLTLRDMASSDTLLQQEQVRLKNGTTREIDFGRIQLNRNNLQSQLEQQTRNYEQALNQLKFQMGMPMQESIALQALEIENQLVVTDLATPDQRFFENRPDFKQLLINTQLQDLNRQSNNRGYLPSFGIYGTYGTNAQRQEFNFFKSGFPWFQSGAIGLTLNWTIFDGNQRHQRDRENRLNLETLRLQQILARESAQLNLSNAQVSYQNLVTDIQRERDNIELARKILSVTELEYREGIATSVTLIDAKDALTTAQNNLANKLISLYQSRLDYENSQGTILDYVTQK
- a CDS encoding efflux RND transporter periplasmic adaptor subunit, with protein sequence MKRILIIGAVAALIALIAFRLINSKKEIDAAKTSSVQFQTTPVVDVQPVTYAQLDQNLSLLGTVAAQNEGNIIAETRGKLQNFRLVLGTFVKKGQQVGYIQDDVQGIVVENNQTAVENAKREMERYERLLKGGAVTQETYQKYKDQYATALLNTKQQQRVLGNGAVVAPISGYVYDKKVENGEYVAVGAVLASVINLQELKLVVNVPEQAVYQLKQGDKATITAQAFPGVTFSGSVHYISPKGDDLHNYPVEIYLTNNSKNQLKAGTLANAKFTFAKGIAGLFIPRRALVGGADSASVYVVQNNTARLRKIRLGSDNGDLYQVLDGLKQGEPVVVNGQLNLTNGAKVTVNQNGAMQEKTDTSVAVNP
- a CDS encoding efflux RND transporter permease subunit, translating into MSVTEIAIKRPTLVVVAFTVLSILGFISYKSLNYTLLPKFDAAVVTVITTYPGAAAGEVENSVTRKLEDAVSSLENLKNISSTSQEGLSVIQLELNASADPNLALQDAQRKVNAVLSQLPDEVESPTLQKFSTDDVPVIRMGVRANLESTKLYDLVDDQIRTQLTKVDGVGQVTLTGGREREIRIAVDPDKIKLYNLSLAQVTQAVNSANLDYPTGRIETDQAQYAIRLAGKFTDINQIRNATLLTAANGTSVKLSDVASVTDGVSDATTINRINGRESIGIAIQKQTDANAVAISQQVRAILGGIEKQYANIGLKFEVTSDSSTYTLASAEGVIFDLEFAVVLVALVMLLFLHSIRNAFIVMVSVPASIVAVFVPMYLLGFTLNLMTLMALSLVVGILVDDSIVVLENIYRHLEMGKDRRTASLDGRNEIGFTALAITMVDVVVFLPLVFVQGLIANIIREFALVVVFSTLMSLIVSFTITPLLASRFAKETDLSGRSPGKRFLAWFERQFDSLKHGYANLLGWSLRHKRWVYITAIGLLVGSIGLVTGGFIGTTFFPQSDQGEFVIQIEGEPYNSLAETNRVCQIIEKQLMQNKLVTKVNSNVGYSSSASGGGLGSTPYHKAEITVTILPKQERTISVEKFAAQTKAQISKIAGLNVKSAPIAITGGANAAPIQILLQGNSQQDLQQSAAIVKQVIKSVSGTTDVELAVDDPKPELKVNLDRRKMAQYGVSVANVGATLQTAFSGNTDSKYRVGSRDYDIRVELNKFNRQSKDDVGKLTVPDGQGKLIEIQQIADLDLGTGATQLTRYNRVASLFVNANVVGRPTGTVGTEIDNILKTKELPGGVTYRLKGDLERQSDAFGSLGIALGMAVTFVYLLMVALYNSYFRPFVVLFSIPMAVIGAFLALALAEQAISFFVMLGMIMLIGLVAKNAILLVDFANAQKEEGKSTVDALVEAGRERIRPILMTTIAMAIGLLPMALATGDGSESKNGLAWVIIGGLISSLLLTLVLVPTVYLTFENGFNAARRLMGRVSGKKDEPVPAKPAKV